One Brevibacillus choshinensis genomic window carries:
- a CDS encoding amidohydrolase family protein: MKIIDAHMHLSHIEEFKRTAAEKSFVDYSACGILQEYAENGVVLGIGMGLTESVPEGFPDAEAVTPMGLDLTEELPPQLVYCLGINPFKLDAAALARMEADLQKPQVVGLKIYLGYYPFYAYDSVYDPVYALAAKHQVPVVFHTGDTYSERGLLKYSHPLTLDEVAVKHREVNFMMAHFGDPWVLDGAEVVYKNRNMFADLSGLMVGDAANCKRLKDSPVFFAHLRHAITYCDHYDKFLFGTDWPLAPVKPYLEFVRELIPPEFHEDVFYKTALKVFPKIKPLVE; encoded by the coding sequence ATGAAAATCATTGATGCCCATATGCATTTGTCCCATATCGAGGAGTTCAAACGGACGGCAGCAGAAAAGTCGTTTGTCGATTACTCCGCCTGCGGAATCCTTCAGGAGTATGCGGAAAATGGCGTGGTCCTCGGGATCGGCATGGGATTGACGGAAAGCGTGCCGGAGGGATTTCCCGATGCCGAGGCAGTCACTCCCATGGGACTCGACCTGACAGAGGAGCTCCCGCCGCAGCTCGTCTATTGCCTGGGTATCAACCCGTTCAAGCTGGATGCGGCTGCGCTGGCTAGGATGGAAGCTGACCTGCAGAAGCCACAAGTGGTCGGACTCAAAATCTATCTGGGCTACTATCCGTTCTATGCCTACGATAGCGTCTATGACCCCGTCTATGCGCTGGCGGCCAAGCATCAAGTGCCTGTCGTTTTCCATACGGGCGATACGTATTCGGAGCGAGGGCTGCTTAAATACTCCCATCCGCTCACGCTCGACGAGGTCGCAGTGAAGCATCGGGAGGTCAATTTCATGATGGCCCATTTTGGCGATCCGTGGGTGCTGGATGGGGCAGAGGTCGTGTACAAGAATCGCAACATGTTTGCCGATCTTTCCGGCTTGATGGTAGGTGACGCTGCCAATTGCAAGCGACTGAAGGACTCCCCTGTCTTTTTCGCCCATCTTCGCCACGCGATCACCTACTGCGATCATTATGACAAGTTTCTGTTTGGAACCGACTGGCCCCTTGCTCCTGTGAAGCCCTATCTGGAATTCGTCCGGGAGCTGATCCCTCCTGAGTTTCACGAGGATGTGTTTTACAAGACGGCGCTGAAGGTGTTCCCCAAGATCAAGCCGTTGGTGGAGTAA